The following coding sequences are from one bacterium window:
- a CDS encoding radical SAM protein has translation MNLTRELVETEVKTVLNRVTGMPFRWSINPYRGCSHACPFCYARRTHWFIEEDGVNQWSSKIFVKVNAPDVLRRELNRPSWKREEVAVGTATDPYQAIESQYRLTRAILEALRDFRTPVGIITRSPLILRDIDLLTAMARLADVRVCISVATTDAGLARQIEPTVASPARRLSAVHALASRGIRTGVLLAPILPGLTDGRESLAGVIRAARDAGAAFVGHGVLHLGEVTKDAFVRFLSQRYPALLPLYRRLYPRRYAPAGYQRRVAQVVAAEKARVRLLESRHLHPPAAARQLGLF, from the coding sequence ATGAACCTGACCCGTGAACTCGTCGAGACCGAGGTCAAAACGGTTCTCAATCGGGTGACGGGGATGCCGTTCCGCTGGTCAATTAACCCGTACAGGGGATGCTCGCATGCATGCCCCTTCTGCTACGCGAGGCGGACCCACTGGTTCATCGAAGAGGATGGCGTCAATCAGTGGTCGTCCAAGATCTTCGTCAAGGTCAACGCCCCGGACGTCCTGCGGCGTGAACTTAACCGACCGAGCTGGAAGCGGGAGGAGGTGGCCGTGGGCACGGCGACCGACCCCTATCAGGCGATCGAGAGCCAGTACCGTCTCACCAGGGCGATTCTCGAGGCGCTGCGGGACTTCCGCACCCCGGTCGGCATCATCACCCGGTCTCCCCTCATCCTGCGGGATATCGATCTGTTGACCGCGATGGCTCGGCTGGCCGACGTCAGGGTTTGCATCAGCGTGGCCACGACCGACGCGGGGCTGGCCCGGCAGATCGAGCCCACGGTGGCCTCGCCCGCTCGACGCTTGAGCGCCGTCCACGCCCTCGCCTCGCGCGGGATCCGGACGGGGGTCTTGCTCGCGCCGATCCTTCCGGGTCTCACCGATGGGCGCGAGAGTCTCGCCGGCGTGATCCGGGCCGCCCGCGATGCGGGCGCCGCGTTCGTCGGGCACGGCGTGCTCCACTTGGGCGAGGTGACGAAGGACGCGTTTGTCCGGTTCCTCAGCCAGCGCTACCCGGCGCTGCTGCCCCTCTACCGGCGGTTGTACCCCCGACGGTACGCGCCGGCAGGATACCAGCGGCGGGTGGCGCAGGTGGTCGCGGCTGAGAAAGCGCGGGTACGCCTGCTGGAGTCCCGCCATCTCCACCCCCCGGCGGCCGCCCGGCAGCTCGGGTTGTTCTGA
- a CDS encoding electron transfer flavoprotein subunit alpha/FixB family protein yields MSRDVWVLAEYAGDRPRKITYELLGKATELAQTLGGQVVAVVLGAGILDSAGNLGAYGADVVRAADDPLLREYTTDAYAAVLEPLLSVEQPFLLLIGSTAAGRDLAPRLAARCDAGIITDCGTIEVVDEQIEVTRPVMTRKAIARVAFRGESLRIAVVLPNVFTPPQTDAAHLAEVLPVSVTLDPASIRTQVLEVKAIARETLPLTEADIIVSGGRGLRGPENFGLLQALARALGAAVGSSRPPVDSGWVPHDYEIGQTGKTVNPQLYIACGISGAPQHLAGMSGARYIVAINKDPQAPIFGVASYGVVGDLFLVVPLLTEAVQRLRGTPHG; encoded by the coding sequence ATGAGCCGCGACGTCTGGGTGCTTGCCGAGTACGCCGGTGATCGCCCGCGCAAGATCACCTACGAGCTCTTGGGGAAGGCCACCGAGCTCGCGCAGACGCTGGGCGGCCAGGTCGTCGCCGTGGTCCTGGGGGCTGGGATCCTGGACTCGGCGGGCAACCTCGGCGCGTACGGGGCGGACGTCGTTCGCGCCGCCGACGATCCGTTGCTCCGGGAGTACACGACGGATGCCTACGCCGCGGTGCTCGAACCCCTGCTGTCGGTGGAGCAACCCTTCCTCCTCTTGATCGGCAGCACCGCCGCGGGTCGCGATCTGGCTCCGCGGCTGGCCGCGCGGTGCGACGCCGGGATCATCACGGACTGCGGGACGATCGAGGTGGTTGACGAGCAGATTGAAGTGACCCGCCCGGTGATGACCCGGAAGGCGATCGCCCGGGTGGCGTTTCGGGGGGAAAGCCTCCGGATCGCGGTCGTGCTGCCCAACGTCTTCACGCCCCCGCAGACGGATGCCGCGCACCTGGCCGAAGTCCTCCCGGTCTCGGTCACGCTGGATCCGGCATCGATCCGCACTCAGGTGCTGGAGGTCAAGGCGATCGCGCGGGAGACGCTGCCGCTCACCGAGGCGGATATCATCGTGTCGGGCGGGCGGGGGCTCCGGGGTCCCGAGAATTTTGGACTCCTCCAGGCACTCGCGCGGGCCCTGGGGGCGGCGGTGGGCTCGAGCCGGCCGCCGGTCGACTCCGGGTGGGTCCCCCACGATTACGAGATCGGCCAGACGGGCAAAACCGTCAACCCACAACTATACATCGCCTGCGGGATTTCCGGGGCCCCGCAGCACTTGGCCGGCATGTCCGGAGCGCGGTACATCGTCGCGATCAACAAAGACCCGCAGGCGCCGATTTTCGGGGTGGCCTCCTACGGCGTGGTGGGGGACCTCTTTCTCGTCGTGCCATTGCTGACCGAAGCGGTGCAGCGGCTCCGCGGCACCCCTCATGGATGA
- a CDS encoding LysE family transporter: MELSFFSRGLVIGFSIAAPVGPIGMLCIRRTLAEGRVVGFVSGLGAATADGTYGLVAAFGLTSIAAFLVGHQLWLRVVGGAFLIFLGSRTFVARPATQPAAGVVDPRLLAAYTSTLFLTLTNPMTILSFAAVFAGLGLGTTGGGYRTAVLLVVGVFLGSAVWWAVLSGLTSLLRVRFDQKGMRWVNRVSGAIITAFGLAAIAAAAR; the protein is encoded by the coding sequence GTGGAGCTCAGTTTCTTTTCCCGCGGGCTTGTCATCGGCTTCTCAATTGCGGCGCCCGTCGGGCCGATCGGCATGCTCTGCATTCGTCGAACACTGGCCGAGGGTCGCGTCGTCGGGTTTGTCTCTGGCCTGGGCGCGGCCACGGCGGACGGGACCTACGGGCTGGTTGCCGCGTTCGGGTTGACCTCGATCGCGGCGTTCCTCGTCGGTCACCAACTCTGGTTGCGCGTGGTGGGCGGGGCCTTTCTGATCTTCCTCGGCTCTAGGACCTTTGTGGCGCGACCGGCGACCCAGCCGGCGGCCGGAGTCGTCGATCCGCGCCTGCTCGCCGCCTACACCTCGACCTTATTCTTGACCCTGACAAACCCCATGACGATCCTGAGTTTCGCCGCGGTCTTCGCAGGACTGGGACTCGGGACGACCGGCGGCGGCTACCGGACCGCCGTCTTGTTGGTCGTGGGGGTGTTCTTGGGGTCTGCCGTGTGGTGGGCCGTGCTGAGCGGCTTGACGAGTCTGCTCCGGGTTCGATTCGACCAAAAGGGGATGCGGTGGGTGAATCGGGTTTCGGGGGCGATCATCACCGCATTCGGGCTGGCGGCGATCGCCGCGGCCGCTCGGTAA
- a CDS encoding methylmalonyl-CoA mutase family protein, with protein MDDVTRKRIAAARKRWEETILRASLARQQERSEHFTTLSDLDVARVYGPEDTGDQDPDRALGLPGDYPFTRGIHPTMYRGRLWTMRMFAGYGAAEDTNARFHYLLGQGQTGLSVAFDMPTLMGYDSDHPRAMGEVGREGVAIDTVDDMDVLLHDIPLDRVTTSMTINAPANVLLAMYVAVAEARGISPRMIGGTIQNDMLKEFIAQKEWIVPPRPSLKLIQDILVYATRETPQWNTISISGYHIREAGATAIQELAFTLADGIAYVQAGCEAGLDVDAFAPRLSFFFDIHNDFFEEIAKLRAARRMWARFMRERFHAKAPRSWMLRTHAQTAGVTLTAQQPLNNVVRTTLQALAAVLGGCQSLHTNSMDETYALPTEEAVTLALRTQQVIAHEIGVADTVDPLGGAYFIEHLTGRMEAEAEAYIQRIDGMGGMLAAIERGYPMREIADASYRYQQEFERKERIVVGVNEFATPEERRIPLLKIDPAVERLQVERLTHVRSTRDQREARRTLDALRRVTEQGGNTMPAIVEAVKARVTLGEICDVFREVYGEYRESAIL; from the coding sequence ATGGATGACGTCACGCGCAAGCGCATCGCGGCGGCCCGGAAGCGGTGGGAAGAGACGATCCTGCGCGCGAGCTTAGCCCGCCAGCAAGAACGGAGTGAGCACTTTACGACCTTGTCTGACCTCGACGTCGCCCGTGTCTACGGTCCCGAGGACACCGGCGACCAGGACCCCGACCGAGCCCTGGGACTCCCCGGCGACTACCCCTTCACCCGCGGGATCCACCCGACGATGTACCGAGGACGGCTCTGGACGATGCGGATGTTTGCCGGGTACGGCGCGGCCGAGGACACGAACGCCCGGTTTCACTACCTGCTGGGGCAGGGCCAGACCGGGCTCTCGGTCGCCTTCGACATGCCGACCCTGATGGGCTACGACTCCGATCACCCGCGGGCCATGGGGGAGGTGGGTCGGGAGGGGGTGGCGATCGACACCGTCGACGACATGGACGTGCTGCTCCACGACATCCCGCTCGACCGGGTCACCACTTCGATGACGATCAACGCCCCCGCGAACGTGCTCCTGGCGATGTACGTGGCCGTTGCCGAGGCGCGGGGGATCAGCCCCCGCATGATCGGGGGGACGATCCAGAACGACATGCTCAAGGAGTTTATCGCCCAAAAGGAGTGGATCGTCCCGCCGCGGCCGAGCCTGAAGCTGATCCAGGACATTCTCGTGTACGCCACCCGCGAGACCCCGCAGTGGAACACGATCAGCATCAGCGGCTATCACATCCGAGAGGCGGGCGCCACCGCTATCCAGGAACTCGCCTTCACCCTGGCCGACGGGATCGCCTACGTCCAGGCGGGCTGCGAGGCGGGTCTGGACGTCGACGCCTTCGCCCCTCGCCTTTCCTTCTTCTTCGACATCCACAACGATTTCTTTGAGGAGATCGCGAAGCTGCGGGCCGCTCGGCGGATGTGGGCCCGATTCATGCGCGAGCGGTTTCACGCCAAGGCCCCCCGCTCCTGGATGCTCCGCACGCACGCCCAGACCGCGGGGGTGACCCTCACCGCTCAGCAGCCGCTGAACAACGTGGTGCGCACAACGCTCCAGGCCCTCGCCGCCGTCCTCGGCGGCTGCCAGTCCCTGCACACCAACTCGATGGATGAAACCTACGCCCTGCCGACGGAAGAGGCCGTGACGCTGGCCCTCCGGACCCAGCAGGTGATCGCGCACGAGATCGGGGTGGCGGACACCGTGGACCCGCTGGGAGGGGCGTATTTCATCGAGCACCTCACCGGCCGCATGGAAGCGGAGGCGGAGGCGTATATCCAGCGGATCGACGGGATGGGCGGGATGCTCGCAGCGATCGAGCGTGGGTACCCGATGCGGGAGATCGCCGATGCCAGTTACCGATACCAGCAGGAGTTTGAACGCAAGGAACGGATCGTGGTGGGGGTGAACGAGTTCGCCACCCCCGAGGAGCGTCGGATCCCCCTCCTGAAGATCGATCCGGCCGTGGAGCGTCTGCAGGTGGAGCGGTTGACGCACGTCCGTTCGACCCGAGATCAACGCGAGGCGCGCCGGACGCTGGACGCGCTCCGCCGGGTGACCGAGCAGGGCGGGAACACGATGCCCGCGATCGTCGAGGCGGTGAAGGCCCGGGTGACGCTCGGAGAGATCTGTGATGTCTTCCGCGAGGTCTACGGGGAGTACCGCGAGTCCGCGATCCTCTGA
- the hemA gene encoding 5-aminolevulinate synthase yields MDYAQVFGDTIAQLRADGRYRIFADLERVRGGFPRAVWHSPEGPVEVTVWCSNDYLGMGQHPAVLEAMAEALQRCGAGAGGTRNISGTSHYHVLLEREIASLHGKDAALLFSSGYNANEAAISAIARLLPGCAIFSDQHNHASMIEGIRHGAAEKRIFKHNDPEDLDRLLGSTGPARAKLVCFESVYSMDGDIAPIREICAVAERHGAMTYLDEVHAVGLYGPHGAGVAERDDVQHRITVIQGTLAKGFGVAGGYIAGPAGLVDCVRSIAPGFIFTTAIPPVIAAGALASVRHLRRSHVERERHQARVAWLKGLLRRARLPAVETASHIVPVTVGDAVLCKHASDELLARHRIYIQPINYPTVPRGTERLRITPTPLHDDHEAERLVAALQDVWTRLRLPRPPLVHSEGRSG; encoded by the coding sequence ATGGACTACGCGCAAGTGTTTGGCGATACGATCGCACAATTGAGGGCGGACGGGCGCTATCGGATTTTCGCCGACCTCGAGCGGGTGCGCGGGGGCTTCCCACGCGCGGTCTGGCACAGCCCGGAAGGCCCGGTGGAAGTCACGGTGTGGTGCTCCAATGACTACCTCGGGATGGGCCAGCACCCCGCGGTCCTCGAGGCCATGGCCGAGGCCCTCCAGCGTTGTGGTGCGGGCGCGGGGGGAACGCGAAACATTTCCGGCACCAGCCACTATCACGTGCTTTTGGAGCGCGAGATTGCGAGCCTCCACGGCAAAGACGCCGCGTTGTTATTTTCCTCCGGCTACAACGCGAACGAAGCGGCCATCAGCGCGATCGCCCGGTTGCTCCCGGGCTGCGCGATTTTCTCCGACCAACACAACCACGCCTCGATGATTGAGGGGATCCGTCACGGCGCCGCCGAGAAGCGGATCTTCAAACACAACGATCCAGAAGACCTTGATCGCCTCCTCGGTTCGACCGGTCCCGCGCGGGCTAAACTCGTGTGCTTCGAATCCGTGTACTCGATGGACGGGGATATCGCGCCGATCCGCGAGATCTGCGCCGTCGCCGAGCGCCACGGGGCGATGACCTATCTCGACGAGGTCCACGCGGTGGGGCTCTACGGTCCGCACGGAGCAGGGGTTGCCGAGCGCGACGACGTGCAGCATCGCATCACCGTCATTCAAGGCACCCTAGCCAAGGGGTTTGGGGTCGCCGGGGGGTACATTGCCGGCCCCGCGGGGTTGGTGGATTGCGTCAGAAGCATTGCGCCGGGATTCATTTTCACCACTGCGATTCCGCCCGTCATTGCGGCCGGCGCGTTGGCGAGCGTGCGGCATCTCAGGCGCAGCCACGTGGAGCGTGAGCGGCACCAGGCCCGCGTCGCGTGGCTGAAGGGCCTTCTCAGGCGTGCCAGACTGCCCGCCGTGGAGACGGCGAGCCACATCGTGCCGGTCACGGTGGGCGATGCGGTGTTGTGCAAGCACGCGTCGGATGAACTTCTTGCGCGGCACCGCATCTACATCCAACCGATCAATTACCCTACGGTGCCCCGGGGGACCGAACGGCTACGGATCACCCCCACGCCGCTGCACGACGATCACGAGGCGGAGCGGCTCGTTGCCGCGCTCCAAGACGTATGGACGCGTCTGCGGCTTCCCCGTCCGCCCCTCGTCCATTCGGAAGGGCGGAGCGGATGA
- a CDS encoding electron transfer flavoprotein subunit beta/FixA family protein, with product MEIVVCVKHVPDTEAAIRIRPDGHGIDESGLPFVMNYYDEHGVEEALRIKERLGGTVTLISAGPPRAAQALRAGLAMGADAAIHLEDAALEGADHVGVARALAAAIGAQTCDLVICGKLSTDDNAAVVGPALAEFLGFPQATAVTKLELGEGAATAHREVEGAIEVLRVALPAVISVERSINEPRYPSLPGIMKAKRTPITTKTLGDLGLTLAEVGAAAARSEVLGYASPPKRQAGRVLEGEPAEVVQELVRLLREEAKVL from the coding sequence ATGGAGATCGTCGTGTGCGTGAAGCACGTCCCGGACACCGAGGCGGCGATTCGGATCCGACCGGACGGTCACGGGATCGACGAGAGCGGCCTCCCATTCGTCATGAATTACTACGACGAGCACGGGGTGGAAGAGGCGCTGCGGATCAAGGAACGCCTCGGCGGCACCGTCACCCTGATCAGCGCGGGCCCCCCACGGGCCGCTCAAGCGCTGCGCGCGGGGCTGGCGATGGGTGCCGACGCGGCGATCCACCTCGAGGATGCCGCGCTGGAAGGGGCCGACCACGTCGGCGTGGCCAGAGCCCTCGCGGCCGCGATCGGCGCGCAGACATGCGACCTCGTCATCTGCGGTAAGCTGTCAACCGACGACAACGCGGCCGTCGTGGGGCCGGCGCTCGCGGAGTTCCTCGGTTTTCCCCAAGCGACGGCGGTCACGAAGCTCGAACTGGGCGAGGGCGCGGCAACCGCCCATCGTGAGGTGGAGGGGGCGATCGAGGTGCTGCGCGTGGCCCTGCCGGCGGTGATCAGCGTGGAGCGCAGCATCAACGAACCCCGGTATCCGTCGCTTCCCGGGATCATGAAGGCCAAGCGGACGCCCATCACCACCAAGACGCTGGGGGATTTGGGGCTGACGCTCGCCGAGGTCGGCGCGGCGGCGGCCCGCTCCGAGGTGCTGGGGTACGCGTCCCCCCCGAAGCGTCAGGCGGGGCGCGTGCTGGAGGGCGAGCCGGCCGAAGTGGTCCAAGAGCTGGTGCGCCTCCTCCGCGAAGAAGCCAAGGTCCTGTAG
- a CDS encoding helix-turn-helix transcriptional regulator: MVIAVSSPIWLPVIAVTLAGAVNASPGIHGAVDTNRAHTTAQIMRALSERPPHMEPTSSHRARNMLEQPHVHSAKLCLVRKEWRHSIGDSIILLLTMIDPKGGSNVCLPSVVKMIRTAPCAFRRQRVIASMSVPCCRNASVKVFIAGGRLRPYHSGERVHSASEARPMRNHVEPPNDLGDLLKRWCREWHMSQSAFAMKVGVSAAHFNQIVNGQARPSRSLAQRILAALVRQRTGKPQAPHNFGKGFQLLRPAGPGGPAQEGQRIADSRYSP; this comes from the coding sequence ATGGTGATCGCGGTTTCGTCGCCGATTTGGCTCCCCGTGATCGCCGTCACCTTAGCCGGCGCCGTCAACGCTTCCCCAGGCATCCACGGCGCGGTCGATACCAACAGGGCACACACGACTGCGCAGATCATGCGAGCACTATCGGAGAGACCCCCCCACATGGAACCCACCTCCTCACATCGAGCGCGCAATATGCTCGAGCAACCCCACGTGCATTCGGCGAAGCTGTGTTTGGTGAGAAAGGAATGGCGTCATTCTATTGGGGATTCGATAATCCTCCTTTTGACTATGATCGATCCCAAAGGAGGATCGAATGTATGTTTGCCTTCGGTGGTTAAGATGATCCGCACCGCGCCCTGCGCCTTCCGGCGTCAGCGGGTCATCGCCTCCATGAGTGTACCCTGCTGCCGGAACGCGTCTGTGAAAGTGTTCATAGCGGGGGGGCGGCTGCGTCCCTATCATTCGGGGGAAAGAGTTCACTCAGCGAGCGAGGCGCGCCCGATGCGAAATCACGTCGAACCTCCCAATGACCTAGGTGATCTGTTGAAACGCTGGTGTCGGGAGTGGCACATGAGCCAGTCGGCATTTGCGATGAAGGTCGGGGTGAGCGCCGCGCACTTTAACCAGATCGTCAACGGCCAGGCTCGGCCAAGCCGCAGCCTCGCGCAGAGAATTCTGGCGGCACTCGTCCGCCAGCGGACGGGGAAGCCGCAGGCGCCGCACAATTTCGGTAAGGGGTTCCAGCTTCTACGCCCGGCCGGGCCCGGGGGACCAGCGCAGGAGGGTCAGAGGATCGCGGACTCGCGGTACTCCCCGTAG
- a CDS encoding DinB family protein, producing MKAAELFPYWADNRHLLTELAGVLSDEELEFRPAPGLQPVGEMLRHAITVEEYWWYGGIEGRPYGEWRPDDWTRFTDEQKREERRRRFPSVQSIVEGLRTAHVPVDAFMAELDAADLCLKRRSTWGEDNTLRWILWHLVEHDQHHRAQIITRIRMLGHRPPKIWPRPVMGQTPAAHWDKPEVTISDIVPFWKQVNTVLKRAVSTLPDADLAVAPSPGLPTIHDLILHTVMTEDFLVGQCVGGRRTPSHGRLPGDGWKLEVSQVAKQVGPHFPTAAALVEVLEAIQAATGTILGSLEVADLSKTLETPFGGESVHHVLWYAREHTVHHRAQVFLRMRMAGRTPPEI from the coding sequence GTGAAGGCGGCGGAGCTCTTCCCGTACTGGGCAGATAATCGACACCTCTTGACCGAGCTGGCCGGCGTCCTGTCAGATGAGGAGCTGGAGTTTCGGCCGGCGCCCGGCCTCCAACCTGTTGGCGAGATGTTGCGGCACGCGATCACGGTTGAGGAATATTGGTGGTACGGCGGCATCGAAGGAAGGCCATACGGGGAGTGGCGCCCCGACGACTGGACCCGGTTCACCGACGAGCAGAAGCGTGAGGAGCGGCGGCGGCGTTTCCCATCGGTGCAATCGATCGTCGAGGGCCTTCGGACCGCGCACGTCCCGGTCGACGCGTTCATGGCCGAGCTCGACGCGGCCGATCTCTGCCTCAAGCGGCGGTCGACCTGGGGTGAGGACAACACACTGCGGTGGATCCTCTGGCATCTGGTCGAGCACGATCAACACCATCGCGCTCAAATCATCACGCGGATCAGGATGTTGGGACACCGCCCCCCCAAGATATGGCCGCGCCCGGTGATGGGACAGACACCGGCCGCTCACTGGGACAAGCCGGAGGTAACGATTTCGGACATCGTCCCGTTTTGGAAACAGGTGAACACCGTGCTGAAGCGCGCGGTCAGCACCCTCCCCGACGCGGACCTGGCCGTTGCCCCAAGCCCCGGGTTGCCCACGATTCACGACCTGATCCTACACACCGTCATGACCGAAGATTTTCTCGTGGGCCAGTGCGTCGGAGGTCGGAGGACCCCCTCCCACGGTCGGCTTCCGGGGGACGGCTGGAAGTTAGAGGTGTCCCAGGTCGCGAAGCAGGTGGGACCGCACTTCCCCACCGCCGCCGCGCTGGTTGAGGTCCTCGAGGCGATTCAGGCGGCGACCGGAACAATCCTCGGGTCGCTCGAGGTTGCCGATCTTTCCAAGACCCTCGAGACCCCATTTGGGGGTGAAAGCGTCCACCACGTCCTCTGGTATGCGCGGGAGCACACCGTCCATCACCGGGCCCAGGTGTTTCTGCGGATGCGGATGGCCGGAAGGACTCCCCCCGAGATCTAA
- a CDS encoding dihydrodipicolinate synthase family protein has translation MTPRGTEAFHGIFPYLVSPLDEHGRVRTRVLHDLVEHLIEEGVHGLSPLGSTGEFPYLTPEQRVEVVRTVVGTAGGRVPVVPGVAAHATGDAIQQIRVMLECGVDGIILILQSYFPLSRSAVEGFYADVAQAVPCPIVLYSNPRYLGVDLTPDQIGALSEIPNIKYAKDASGETGRILSILARVGDRLRVFSASAHIPLLVMQLGGVGWMAGPACLVPRASVALYRLAVEGRWSEGLELQRRLWTINELFQKYSLAACVKAGLQVQGFDVGDPIAPQSRLPAAGHDEIRQALRVIAGDTFLRTIVNRG, from the coding sequence ATGACCCCTCGGGGAACGGAGGCCTTCCACGGAATCTTTCCGTACTTGGTGTCTCCGCTCGACGAGCACGGGCGGGTGCGGACACGAGTCCTTCACGATCTCGTCGAGCACCTGATCGAGGAGGGTGTCCACGGATTGAGTCCACTCGGAAGCACGGGGGAATTTCCATACCTCACCCCGGAGCAGCGGGTCGAGGTCGTGCGCACGGTGGTGGGTACGGCCGGTGGGCGGGTCCCGGTAGTGCCGGGGGTGGCCGCCCACGCCACGGGCGACGCCATCCAGCAAATCCGGGTCATGCTGGAATGCGGAGTCGACGGGATCATCCTCATTCTGCAAAGCTATTTTCCGTTGAGCCGGTCCGCGGTGGAGGGCTTCTACGCCGATGTCGCCCAGGCGGTCCCGTGCCCGATCGTCCTCTACTCCAATCCCCGCTACCTGGGAGTGGATTTGACGCCCGATCAGATCGGCGCCCTCAGCGAGATCCCCAACATCAAATACGCCAAGGACGCCTCGGGGGAGACCGGCCGCATCCTCTCGATTCTCGCGCGGGTGGGGGATCGGCTCAGGGTGTTCAGCGCCTCCGCGCACATCCCGCTGCTCGTCATGCAACTCGGCGGGGTGGGGTGGATGGCCGGCCCGGCGTGTTTAGTCCCGCGGGCATCCGTCGCTCTGTACCGCCTGGCGGTGGAGGGTCGTTGGTCGGAAGGGCTCGAACTCCAACGGCGGCTGTGGACGATCAACGAACTCTTCCAGAAATACTCGCTGGCCGCGTGCGTCAAGGCCGGCCTTCAGGTGCAGGGGTTTGATGTGGGGGACCCGATCGCTCCGCAGTCCCGGCTCCCCGCGGCGGGCCATGATGAGATCCGCCAGGCGCTGCGGGTGATTGCCGGCGACACCTTTCTGCGGACGATCGTGAATCGCGGGTAG
- a CDS encoding AMIN domain-containing protein: MTAITGSQIGDETAITIVATQPVRYRLRNVRSDWIVIDIPGTQLGRPAGQVPVVRGLVKRVRVGQFMPDIVRVVVELIQPAEFHLATTSNRQAIVVGIPLDIGGHLVARAQAVGYQTVVTQTDAVAIGPENMTPQGTAGPAKTTSAPTTGTEAVSSQGLAGPVRTTSAAPTGAEAASPQGPVASVKTVSPSTVGTGTPNSPAPAASVKSTSPSTAGTEAVTPQGPTAPVKTVSPSTVGTGTPSSPAPAAPVKTTSPSTAGTEAVTPQGPTAPVKTVSPSTVGTGTPSSPGPAAPVKTTGASTAGTVAATPQGPVGPEKTTGQSAGAVGTPSSQAPPSGKTVSAPSVNSAATGPQTPLAAPKGVTNPQAKIRDVTPGRYIGPARLGMNVQDLVAAIGPSASTDHLPDGTTVYRWFKAPKNAGIGVRVSADGIIYRVWILNDAGYATTQRLHAGSTEAEIRAALGEPSQSFINTDQKLKTLTYGALGIWFSIQLDDRYLFYNTAFEIGVMQPR, translated from the coding sequence GTGACGGCGATCACGGGGAGCCAAATCGGCGACGAAACCGCGATCACCATCGTCGCAACGCAGCCGGTGCGCTACCGGTTGCGCAACGTACGGTCAGATTGGATTGTCATCGATATTCCGGGAACACAGCTGGGTCGGCCGGCCGGGCAAGTGCCGGTTGTCCGCGGTCTCGTGAAGCGAGTCAGGGTTGGGCAGTTCATGCCCGATATCGTCCGGGTGGTAGTGGAGTTGATCCAACCGGCCGAGTTCCATCTCGCCACTACCTCTAATCGGCAAGCGATCGTCGTGGGCATTCCGTTGGACATCGGTGGGCATTTGGTGGCCCGCGCCCAGGCCGTTGGGTACCAGACCGTCGTCACCCAAACCGATGCCGTAGCGATTGGACCGGAGAACATGACTCCGCAGGGGACGGCGGGACCCGCGAAAACGACGAGCGCTCCCACCACCGGCACGGAGGCCGTAAGCTCCCAGGGGCTGGCGGGACCGGTGAGGACGACCAGCGCCGCTCCCACGGGCGCGGAGGCCGCGAGCCCCCAGGGGCCGGTGGCGTCCGTGAAGACGGTCAGCCCCTCTACCGTGGGGACGGGGACCCCGAACTCCCCGGCGCCCGCCGCGTCGGTAAAGTCGACCAGCCCCTCCACGGCGGGGACGGAGGCCGTGACCCCTCAGGGGCCGACGGCACCCGTGAAGACGGTCAGCCCCTCTACCGTGGGGACGGGGACCCCGAGTTCCCCGGCGCCCGCCGCGCCGGTGAAGACGACCAGCCCCTCCACGGCGGGGACGGAGGCCGTGACCCCTCAGGGGCCGACGGCACCCGTGAAGACGGTCAGCCCCTCTACCGTGGGGACGGGGACCCCGAGTTCCCCGGGGCCCGCCGCGCCGGTGAAAACGACCGGTGCCTCCACGGCGGGGACGGTGGCGGCGACCCCCCAGGGACCGGTGGGACCTGAGAAGACGACTGGCCAGTCCGCCGGAGCCGTGGGGACCCCGAGCTCTCAGGCGCCGCCATCTGGAAAAACCGTGAGCGCCCCATCCGTGAACTCCGCGGCCACGGGACCGCAGACGCCTTTGGCTGCGCCGAAGGGGGTGACAAATCCCCAAGCAAAAATTCGGGATGTCACGCCCGGCCGCTATATCGGACCCGCAAGGTTGGGGATGAACGTCCAAGATCTTGTCGCCGCCATCGGGCCGAGCGCGAGTACCGATCATCTCCCCGACGGCACCACCGTCTATCGCTGGTTCAAGGCGCCAAAAAATGCGGGGATTGGCGTGCGCGTATCGGCGGACGGGATCATCTACCGGGTTTGGATCCTCAATGATGCTGGCTACGCCACCACCCAGCGACTCCACGCGGGCAGCACGGAAGCCGAGATACGGGCCGCGTTGGGTGAGCCGTCGCAGTCGTTCATCAATACGGACCAGAAACTCAAGACGTTGACGTACGGGGCGCTCGGGATCTGGTTTAGCATTCAACTTGACGACCGGTATCTCTTTTACAACACCGCATTCGAAATCGGGGTCATGCAGCCCCGATAA